Part of the Pseudomonas sp. ADAK13 genome is shown below.
CCCGCGCGCACCCGCCTGCAGTTGGATGAGTGCCTGGCACGCCTGCGCTTTCATACGAAGATCTATCAGGACTGGGGCTTTGCTGCCGTAGACCCAATGGGCATGACCGCCATCTTGAACTTCTATGGCCCGCCCGGGACCGGCAAAACCTTATGTGCCGAGGCCCTCGCCGGTCAGCTTGGGCTGCCGTTCATGGCGCTGGGTATTGCTGAGCTGGAAAGCAAATTCATGGGCGATACGGCCAAGAACATTCAGACGACCTTCGAACAGGCCCGGCAAACCGGGTCTCTGCTGTTCTTCGATGAAGCCGACACGTTGCTGGGCAAGCGCTTGTCGTCCGTAACCCAGGGCGTGGACAACGAGGTCAATGCCATGCGCTCGACCTTGCTGATCGAGCTGGAGCGTTTCGAGGGCATCGTGGTGTTTGCCACCAATTTTGCCAAGAATTATGACGAAGCCTTTCGCAGCAGGATCGGTTACCACGTCGAATTCTGTTTGCCCGACCTGGGCGCCCGGCAACAGCTTTGGGAGCGTTTTCTGGTGCCGCAGATTCCGCTAGCCGGGCCGCGCGAAGCGTTGATCGACAGTGCCAGCCTACGTTCCGACGGGCTATCTGGCCGAGAAATCCGCACGTGCATGCGCCTGGCACTGCCCAAGTCTTTTCTTGCCGCCGAGAAAAACGGCGTGCCCCCGTGCCTGCACGCCGAGCACTTGCACGCCGCTATCGATGAAGTCCTGGCCAGTCACCACCAGGTAGCAACACCGCCTTCCACCCGAATACACAGCGAGCAGGACGTGGCCCGTGCCAAGAGCCTGCTAGGCCTTCAATAACTTAATAATGAGCAACGTCATGGGATTTCTTTCAAAAGTGTGGGGCGGCATCAAAAAAGTTGCCTCGTCGGCCTGGGAAAAAACTAAAGAGGTCGCCAGCAAAGCGATTGGCTTGATGGCAGAAAAGGCTGAGACGTTTGTCGGGACGGTCAAAAGCGTCTGGCAGAAAGTGAAGCCCTTTATTGAAAAGGTCGTACAGCCGGCTCTGAAGCTCGCTGTGCAATGGACTTCGGCCGCGTTGCCCGCCTTTCCTTGGGTCGCCGGAGCCATCGCGGCCTTCGACAAAGCGCTGGATGCCTTGGTGGCCTGGGACAAGACCTCCATGGCGAAAAAACTCGATGCCGCCATCCACTGGGTCATTCAGAGAGCCAAGGACCTGCACGACATAAACCTCAGTAAAGAAGAAATGGCCACCGCGGCGGAACACGAAGAAACCTTCCGCGAGGCCCGCAGCGAGGTGCGTGGCGATGCCGCCAAGGCCATCGACCTCGCCAGCCTGATTACCAGCTATGCGCAGCTCCACACGCGTATCACCCACGTCATGGAAAACAACAACATTGAGGACTTTGAGCACTACCTGCGCTTGCGTGCCGCGCAAAAGTTGCTCAAGGACACCGAAAAACGCCTGATGCTGGCGCAAGACATCCACGTTATCAATGCCGACGACCTGTTCCTGATGGAGATAGGCGCCGAGCTGCTGAAGAAGACCCCGAGCATCAGCGACACCGACACCCAACGCCTGGACGAAGTCATCTACGCGCGCTTCCAGCAGAAGTTGATCCCGTT
Proteins encoded:
- a CDS encoding ATP-binding protein, which encodes MTDIPPSIAHRRLSEAMPPALQTPLREARFNLSRDVVLPARTRLQLDECLARLRFHTKIYQDWGFAAVDPMGMTAILNFYGPPGTGKTLCAEALAGQLGLPFMALGIAELESKFMGDTAKNIQTTFEQARQTGSLLFFDEADTLLGKRLSSVTQGVDNEVNAMRSTLLIELERFEGIVVFATNFAKNYDEAFRSRIGYHVEFCLPDLGARQQLWERFLVPQIPLAGPREALIDSASLRSDGLSGREIRTCMRLALPKSFLAAEKNGVPPCLHAEHLHAAIDEVLASHHQVATPPSTRIHSEQDVARAKSLLGLQ